GGAAAAAGAGAAACATCTATTCCATTTCTGTGCACGATATCACGAATCAAGCAACCGTAAATCGAACAACATTTTATGCTCATTTTCAGGATAAATATGACTTTCTTGAATATTGGATGACGGAAAAGTTCCAAAGGACTATAAGGGATAGACTGCCGGAACAAACAAGATGCAATGCGGACAATTTGCACATCCTTATTCAAACCATATTCGATTTTCTTTTGCGGTTTCGACAATGTAGTACGCCAGGAGACAAGCAGTTTGAAGCAATGTTTGAAAATGCCATGCGTCAGGATCTTCATCGACTTCTGCTTAAACGGGTAAATGAAATGGACACACAGGGCTTTTCGCAAGAAAAATTGGAAGCTGCGGCACTCGTTATCAGTTGGGGCATATTCGGATCCGCTTTGCAGTGGAGCCGGAACCCTCAAGATCGCTCAGTGGAAACGATGTTTGAAGAAGTCATTGAGGTTATATCGGTCAATTTGGCCCCTTTCTGGGAGCAAACAACCAGCTAAAGGTATGCTCTCGTTCAATAAAAAAAAAGCCGCGATTTACGCGGCATCATCACCATATCTCCGGAGCGATGTATCCTGACCGTCCAGCCGTTATCAGCCTATATACTTTTTGCGGCTTCCATTAGTCGCTCTTTTGTCATCGCAGGCGAATCGCTGCCTAACCGATATATGATCGCCTGCCCCTCTTTTTCGATCATCCAGCTGATTTCTTGGTAGATATGGCTATCGGTATATACATATGAATCGTTTATTAAATAATGGGCGTCGTGTCCATTCAGCTCCATTTCTTCATATTTAGCTGATGATGGGGCTAACGTCTGTATTTTCACTTTGGAATCGCGAGGTGTTTCCATGACCAAATACAGCGTCTCTTGATCTGAATTGCGATATACGGTGGTGTACGATAACAACGGAAACGAGGTTAGAATGGAAGTTTTTCTCCATATAAAATCTTTTCCCGACTCTTCGCTCTCGGCCTTCATCTCTTCAAGCAAAGCTGCGATATCCGTCTCGGAGCCCCCATAAGCGCCGAATGGAGACAGCTCCATTCCTCCCGTGAACCTATACGTTCCAAGCAAGGAGTCTGGAGGCAACACATCAAAATGTCGGTACGTTAATGCCTTTCTCCAAGTATCCAAGTCCTCGTTCACGTCCGGCTGCGAGACAGGAATGAACGGCAAGCTCTTGACGTTGCCCAAATCGGATAAATAGACGACGGCGGACTCTCCCGGGTTCAATGTCAAAGAAAAAACGCAGCTTTCCGGCTGCGTTTCATCTAATTATGCTAGGACCTTACAGTATGACGATTAAATAGAAGAGCGCTGCTAAGACAAAACGATACAGAGCAAACCATTCCAATCGAAGTCGCTTAATCAGTTTGATGAACGTCACTACTGCAATCATGGCCACAATAAAGGATGTCGTAAAGCCAATTAACATTAGAAAGAGATCGTCAGCATTCAGCAAATCGCGACTATCGTATAAATCTAACAAGCTTGCGCCAAACATAACAGGCACGGAAATAAGGAATGTGAAATCTGCGGCGGCTTTTTGACTAGTACCAAGCAAAAGTCCACCGGAAATCGTGGACCCCGATCTTGAAAATCCCGGCCACAAAGCCAAACATTGGAACAGGCCAATCCCGAAAGCTTGTTTGTAATTAATCCCATCCATCGTATCAGCGGTTTTAGTTCTCCTGCTCCGTGCTGCGACGATCATCAACAAGCCACCGGCAACTAGACCGATCAAGACAGGGGTTGGGCCGAATAATTGACTTTTTATTGTGTCTTTGAAGACAAGATACAGGATTAATGCTGGTAACATAGCCAAAATCATATGAATAACATTTAGTCCTTTACTTTGGGAAAAATCCATTTTAATCAGATTAGCCCCAATCTGCAAATACCTTTTCCAATAAAGGATTAGAACTGCCAAGACTGCACCCAACTGGATCACAATTTTAAAAGTTATTGCAGCGTCTCCCTCAAAGCTAAGTAGATGGCCTGCTAAAATCAGATGTCCAGTAGACGATACCGGTAAAAATTCAGTTAAGCCCTCTATTATGCCAAGTATTATTGCTTTAACTACATCAGTCATCAATGGATGTCCTCCTTCGGAAAAAACTCGTTCAAGCCTTTTCCAGTATAAGATAGACGTCTATATATTCCCATCGATTAACCTAACAATATTCCATTCCGTATGACATTCTTGTCACATTGCTCAAAAGGATAGAAGAACAACAGAAAGAAGCCGATATACCATAGCTTACGGCTCCTTATCCAAGTCTAAATATGAACAATTACGTTATCCAGTCACACGATTCACAATTTTTAGAACAGTATCCCGCGTTAATTTGCTTCCGCCCGCAGAAATGAGTTTGACGGTAGCATGAGCTAACGCTAGTGGAATCTTGCAAAATTTTAACGCTGGACCATCCTTTAGGTCTGCGACATAAGAATCGGCGATTTGTAAATTACGGCATGTGTACTGGTGCATTTCATTAAATCCCCATCCATCAGGAAAGAAGTCAACACCACGTTTAAGATCCTCATCTCTATTTCGGAGTATATTTACTGCTTGTAGTCCTCTTCCGAAGGCAATCGCCTTTGTTAGATCAGATTGCGTCCCGTCATGCCATAACCAAAGTTCTGATAACATCTCTCCAACCATACCAGCCACGCTATAGGTATATCTGTCCAGATCCTCTTCTGTATGAATATTCCACCCGTTCTGAACCCAATCAGACATATGTAACGACATCTTTGCGATGTAATGATTTACGATGCCGACTCCGGAAGACGGACAAAGAAGCACCCATTTATCTAGCTGCATCGTAACTTCCGGTAATACCGCCCGATAAGGTGATAGTAATCTTCGTGTTGCTTCCATAACTTCCATAACATCCTGGGATTTAAATATTTCAGAAATCCCAAAAAGTAATTCAACTTTCAATTCGTCAGTGAGTTCATGATGATCTTCGATTTCGTCTATTGCTCGCATACATAGATAGGCAGATGCAACTGCCCCCCTTATTCCTAATTCCAAATAGCTTATGGGTATATAAAAAGTACGGCTCGTCTTCTTTAACATGGACATTGCTTCATTCAGGTCGACGTTATTAATGAGTACTCCCTCCAAGTATTCGTTCAGTTTTAAAATTTTTAAAATTACTCATTGCTTTACTATGATAACACACGTTGATATGGTCAATCCAAATACAATAATCTAGACTTGTGTTTTGATCCGATTCGATGATCAATTTGACGAACTTATATACTTAAAGCAAAAAAAGCCGCAATTTATGCGACTTTCAAAATCTATTTAGTCATCACTTCTTAAAAGAGGATGAGTGCTACATCTGAAAGATCCACCGAAACTTCTTGATATTTTAAAATCTACATATTCTACTTTAACCCCTCTTTTTTCTAACTCATCTCCCAATACATTTACGATGGAAATGCAACTTCAGATTGAGCCATAACGCCTCTTTTTAAAGGTGCAAACTCACTTTTCACAAAAACATTACTCATACAAATTTCTCCTTTACAAAAAAACTCTAGGGAACGGTTGTAGTGTTCTTCCGCTGCTCCATTGAGCTTTTTGCCATTTTCTACAAAAAGCCTACTCGATGAGCTCCGGTTTCACATTGAGGACGATCCCCATCAAACCAGGGAATAGTTGTTCTAGATCCTCCATTCGTAACGAATAGAAATGTTGTTTCCCATCGAAAAGCATTTAGGATCTTAATTCTTGATTTCAATATGGGCAGAACACTCCAGCTTACTGGACGTTCAACAATCGTTTGGGATATTAGTGAGGAAGAAAAATTGAGGTTTCCCGGGGCACAGCGTTTGGTCGAATTCCGACACGATGGAGTCATCCAAACAGAACACGTCATCCCATTTGACTGGAACTTATTGGGCTACTCTCCTTACAACCCAAGGTGATGATTTTTTGAAGAAGCAACTCTGACGGTGGAAAAGGTTTAAGAGGCGGTTTACTCCAAGTAATACTACTGGGGATAAATCGCCTCTTACTTCACCTATTCAGTCATCACAATATTTCGATATACCCTTCTGTTCCATGCACGCGAATTCGTTGCCCATCTTTTATCAGCTTAGTGGCATTTTCCACCCCGACAACGGCGGGTAAGCCATATTCACGCGCGATAACGGCTCCATGGGTCATCAATCCACCCACTTCGGTGACCAGGCCTTTTATGGATACAAATAAAGGTGTCCAGCTGGGATCTGTAAAGGAGGTGACTAATATATCTCCATCATCCAGATCCGCATCTTCCATGTTTAAGATGACACGTGCTCGCCCTTCTATAACACCGGAAGAAACAGCTAGACCTACAATCGCTTCGGCTGGAAGATTTTCTCGTTTGTACTTACCTGCAATGATTTCACCATCCGACGTGATAACACGTGGAGGAGTTAGTTTTTCATACAATTTGTACTCGTCTTTTCGTTTGCTGATGATCTGTCTGGTCGCAAGATTCGCTTGCTGCTCGACCATGCAACCCGGGTCATCCAGTTTATTGGTGCATACGACTTCGTGAAGTTCTTCAAACGTGAGATCATATATATCTTCTCTTTCCTGAATAACGCCCGCTTGTACGAGTTGTTCGGCTTCTTTGAGTAAAGCCTGCTTATAAACGAAGTAGCGATTCACCATGCCGTATTTTGGATATTCCCGATAACCGATGAAATTCCGGATAAGGTCGATCATTCGTTTGGTTTCTTTGGCTTTTTGTTCACCATCTGGCAATTGCTTCAATCGCTCTAATAGTTCTTTTTCTTTTTTTAAAGCCTCCTGTTGCCCCTTCTCAAATTTCCGACCGCTTTCATTAGGTTCAAAGTTTTTGATGTTACCCAGAATCAACGGTGATGTACTCCAGAATGCCGATATCGAGCATCGAAGCCGTTAGTGTGCCATCATTTCATGGGCAATGCTATGGCCATCCATTGCGGACGGGTAATAGGTAGGCCAATTCGTAACCTCTTGAAGTAAAGCCCTGCGGTCGTCTCCCCAATATAAATGGAAATGATCAGACTTGCTTGGCGTGATGCGATGGTCGCTAAATTGAATGTAGCGAGGCAGTCCCTCGATGTCATCAACCGACTTAAATATGTAACGGACCCCGCGGTTACCTGCTTCGTAAGTCAGTATTTCGTATCCATCGGCTTGGTATTCGACCGACTGCTCCTGACCGTTCGTGAAAAACGTGACGGTGTCACCTTCGATGACAATACGTTCCGTATCGGTCTTGTAGCCGACTTCATAATATTCCTTGTACGCTGCCGCCGTCATTTTTCCGGTATCCTCCGCTTTGTGCACAAACACCTCATCCAGTGTTCCATCCAGCAAGTATGGATAAACCGATTGCCAGTCTCCTTCCCAATCTGACAGTGTACGATGCTGGATTTGGGTGTCATCAAAGAACCCCTTGTAGATCGCTTCTGCTTCCTCATCATGATTGTGGTTGTGGTTATGGTTGTGGTCGTCCTCATCATCATGACTATGATTGTTGCTGCTTTCATGAGTACCGCTGTCTGCCTCAGTCTCATTGATAGGACGATTCTCATTCGGATCAGTGCTTTGACACCCTGCAAACAATAACCCCAATGCTACTAAAATTACTCCCATCCCAAGTTTAAGTTTCATACTTTATCCCTCCATTTAATAGTAATCATTACGATTAAGGATTATACGGTGGGGATTTACCTTTGTCAATATAAATCGTAATGATTACGAAATAGAAGCAACTCAAAAAAAGGACCATCCCACACAGAATGGCCCTTCTGGTTATAAACGATGCTTAGCATCTTGCTGCTTATTTACCTCCCTACGATTTTCAAACTATCTGAATCCAAACCATAGTTGCTTTGCTGCTCTGCTTCTTTAAGCCGGTGGAATGCTCTGCGGATTGTTAAATACATTTTTCGGATCGTATTTGGCTTTTACTTTTCTTAATCTGGCAAAGTTCTTTCCATAATAAACCGGCCCTGAACATTTTATGCCTTGGTCCGGAACGTTAATATAGGACCCTACAATATAAGGCTGCAGTTTCTTCCTGGTGTTTCTGGCTAAGGCAATATTTCTAGCCGCATGAGAT
Above is a window of Paenibacillus sp. FSL K6-1330 DNA encoding:
- a CDS encoding undecaprenyl-diphosphate phosphatase; protein product: MTDVVKAIILGIIEGLTEFLPVSSTGHLILAGHLLSFEGDAAITFKIVIQLGAVLAVLILYWKRYLQIGANLIKMDFSQSKGLNVIHMILAMLPALILYLVFKDTIKSQLFGPTPVLIGLVAGGLLMIVAARSRRTKTADTMDGINYKQAFGIGLFQCLALWPGFSRSGSTISGGLLLGTSQKAAADFTFLISVPVMFGASLLDLYDSRDLLNADDLFLMLIGFTTSFIVAMIAVVTFIKLIKRLRLEWFALYRFVLAALFYLIVIL
- a CDS encoding squalene/phytoene synthase family protein, encoding MSMLKKTSRTFYIPISYLELGIRGAVASAYLCMRAIDEIEDHHELTDELKVELLFGISEIFKSQDVMEVMEATRRLLSPYRAVLPEVTMQLDKWVLLCPSSGVGIVNHYIAKMSLHMSDWVQNGWNIHTEEDLDRYTYSVAGMVGEMLSELWLWHDGTQSDLTKAIAFGRGLQAVNILRNRDEDLKRGVDFFPDGWGFNEMHQYTCRNLQIADSYVADLKDGPALKFCKIPLALAHATVKLISAGGSKLTRDTVLKIVNRVTG
- a CDS encoding metal-binding protein ZinT: MKLKLGMGVILVALGLLFAGCQSTDPNENRPINETEADSGTHESSNNHSHDDEDDHNHNHNHNHDEEAEAIYKGFFDDTQIQHRTLSDWEGDWQSVYPYLLDGTLDEVFVHKAEDTGKMTAAAYKEYYEVGYKTDTERIVIEGDTVTFFTNGQEQSVEYQADGYEILTYEAGNRGVRYIFKSVDDIEGLPRYIQFSDHRITPSKSDHFHLYWGDDRRALLQEVTNWPTYYPSAMDGHSIAHEMMAH